The following coding sequences lie in one Arthrobacter sp. PGP41 genomic window:
- the glyA gene encoding serine hydroxymethyltransferase, protein MTTATSTTAVSNQPLAELDPEIAAVLDQELGRQRGTLEMIASENFAPRAVMEAQGSVLTNKYAEGYPGRRYYGGCEYVDIAEQLAIDRVKALFGAEYANVQPHSGAQANAAALSAMITPGDKILGLSLAHGGHLTHGMKLNFSGKLYNVAAYQVEEDNFRIDMDKLREQAIAEKPQVIIAGWSAYPRHLDFAAFRSIADEVGALLWTDMAHFAGLVAAGLHPSPVPYSDVVTSTVHKTLAGPRSGVILAKQEWAKKLNSSVFPGQQGGPLMHVIAAKAVAFKIAGTEEFKERQERVLEGARIIADRLNQADVAEAGVSVLTGGTDVHLVLVDLRNSRLDGQQAEDLLHSVGITVNRNAVPFDPRPPMVTSGLRIGTPALATRGFGAAEFTEVAEIIATALKAGTGADVESLQARVDKLAADFPLYPQHEQW, encoded by the coding sequence GTGACTACAGCCACTTCAACCACCGCCGTCAGCAACCAGCCGCTGGCTGAGCTCGACCCCGAAATCGCAGCAGTCCTGGACCAGGAACTTGGCCGCCAGCGCGGCACCCTGGAAATGATTGCCTCCGAAAACTTCGCCCCCCGCGCCGTCATGGAAGCCCAGGGCTCCGTCCTCACGAACAAGTACGCCGAGGGCTACCCCGGCCGCCGCTACTACGGCGGCTGCGAATACGTGGACATTGCCGAGCAACTGGCCATCGATAGGGTCAAGGCCCTGTTCGGCGCCGAGTACGCCAACGTCCAGCCGCACTCAGGCGCCCAGGCCAACGCCGCGGCCCTGTCCGCCATGATCACTCCCGGCGACAAGATCCTGGGCCTCTCCCTGGCGCACGGCGGCCACCTGACCCACGGCATGAAACTGAACTTTTCCGGCAAGCTGTACAACGTGGCTGCCTACCAGGTTGAGGAAGACAACTTCCGCATCGACATGGACAAGCTCCGCGAGCAGGCCATCGCCGAAAAGCCGCAGGTCATCATCGCCGGCTGGTCCGCGTACCCGCGCCACTTGGACTTCGCCGCCTTCCGCTCCATCGCCGATGAAGTGGGCGCCCTGCTCTGGACCGACATGGCGCACTTCGCCGGCCTGGTTGCCGCCGGACTGCACCCGAGCCCGGTGCCGTACTCCGACGTCGTCACCTCCACGGTGCACAAGACCCTCGCCGGTCCGCGTTCGGGCGTGATCCTGGCCAAGCAGGAGTGGGCCAAGAAGCTCAACTCCAGTGTCTTCCCGGGCCAGCAGGGCGGCCCGCTCATGCACGTCATCGCAGCCAAGGCCGTGGCCTTCAAGATTGCCGGCACCGAGGAGTTCAAGGAGCGCCAGGAGCGTGTCCTGGAAGGCGCCAGGATCATCGCCGACCGCTTGAACCAGGCGGACGTCGCAGAAGCCGGCGTCTCCGTCCTCACCGGCGGCACGGACGTGCACCTGGTCCTCGTTGACCTCCGCAACTCCCGGCTGGACGGACAGCAGGCAGAAGACCTCCTGCACTCGGTGGGCATCACCGTGAACCGCAACGCCGTTCCGTTCGACCCCCGGCCGCCGATGGTCACGTCCGGCCTGCGCATCGGCACCCCGGCCCTGGCCACCCGCGGTTTCGGCGCCGCCGAGTTCACCGAGGTTGCCGAGATCATCGCCACCGCCCTGAAGGCCGGCACCGGCGCCGACGTCGAGTCCCTGCAGGCCCGCGTGGACAAGCTTGCCGCCGACTTCCCGCTGTACCCGCAGCACGAGCAGTGGTGA
- a CDS encoding ABC transporter permease, translated as MTEAAATKALRAHSPEVAAAKARRWGAFYYAEQVLRVMKSYGWSILMYSVGQPVAYLFAMGVGLATLVDNGDAAAFGGGSYLAFIAPALLVSAAVMTAANEFTFPVMAGFKWRRTYYGPHASPLTPGQIAAGHIMAVTLRLLVQSAIYFGAVALFGAAPSGWAWAGILAATLAGLSFGLPLMAYSASLTEDKGQFALVMRLVVMPLFLFSGTFFPLETLPLAVRWVGWISPIWHGTELGRVLSYGYKEPPVLTLVHVGVLAGLAVLGWVLTRRRFATRMAQ; from the coding sequence TTGACTGAGGCTGCGGCCACGAAGGCCTTGCGGGCCCACAGCCCCGAAGTTGCTGCAGCCAAGGCCCGGCGCTGGGGAGCGTTCTATTATGCGGAGCAGGTGCTCCGGGTAATGAAGAGCTACGGCTGGTCCATCCTGATGTACAGCGTCGGCCAGCCCGTGGCCTACCTGTTTGCCATGGGGGTGGGCCTGGCCACACTGGTGGACAACGGCGACGCTGCGGCTTTCGGCGGCGGTAGCTACCTCGCCTTCATTGCGCCGGCACTGCTCGTCTCTGCCGCCGTCATGACCGCGGCCAATGAATTCACGTTTCCGGTGATGGCCGGGTTTAAATGGCGCCGGACCTACTACGGCCCGCACGCCTCGCCGCTGACGCCTGGCCAGATCGCGGCCGGACACATCATGGCGGTGACACTGCGCCTGCTCGTGCAGTCGGCGATCTATTTCGGGGCTGTCGCCCTGTTTGGTGCCGCCCCGTCGGGCTGGGCGTGGGCCGGCATCCTGGCGGCAACCCTCGCCGGGTTGTCCTTCGGGCTGCCGCTGATGGCGTACTCGGCGTCGCTGACGGAGGACAAGGGGCAGTTCGCCCTGGTGATGCGGCTCGTTGTGATGCCGCTTTTCCTGTTCTCCGGCACGTTCTTCCCGCTGGAGACCCTCCCGCTTGCCGTCCGCTGGGTCGGCTGGATTTCGCCGATCTGGCACGGCACCGAACTGGGCCGGGTGCTCAGTTACGGGTATAAGGAGCCGCCGGTCCTCACCCTTGTCCATGTTGGCGTCCTGGCCGGACTCGCGGTACTTGGCTGGGTCCTGACCCGCCGCCGGTTCGCCACGAGGATGGCGCAATGA
- a CDS encoding gamma carbonic anhydrase family protein: MAPLYPFAGNTPAVHESAFVAPTASVIGNATLARDSSAFYGVSVRADTAAITVGEGSNLQDNVVLHADPGFPCTVGERVSVGHAAVVHGCTVEDDCLIGMGATVLNGAVIGAGSLVAAGAVVLEGTVVPPRSLVAGVPGKVRRELTDEEYDGVRANAARYVELAAAHRQIHG, encoded by the coding sequence ATGGCTCCTCTTTACCCTTTCGCCGGAAACACCCCGGCTGTCCACGAATCCGCCTTTGTCGCACCCACGGCGTCGGTCATCGGGAACGCCACCCTGGCCCGGGATTCCAGCGCCTTTTACGGTGTGTCCGTGCGGGCTGACACTGCCGCCATCACCGTGGGCGAGGGCAGCAACCTACAGGACAACGTGGTGCTGCACGCCGACCCGGGCTTCCCCTGCACGGTGGGCGAACGCGTCAGCGTGGGGCATGCCGCCGTCGTCCATGGCTGCACGGTGGAGGACGACTGCCTGATCGGCATGGGGGCAACAGTACTTAACGGCGCAGTGATCGGCGCCGGCTCGCTGGTAGCGGCCGGCGCCGTGGTGCTCGAAGGCACCGTGGTCCCGCCCCGCTCGCTTGTGGCGGGCGTTCCGGGGAAGGTGCGCCGGGAACTCACCGACGAAGAGTACGACGGCGTCCGGGCCAACGCGGCGCGCTACGTCGAGTTAGCCGCGGCGCACCGGCAGATACACGGCTAG
- a CDS encoding flavin monoamine oxidase family protein produces MTIATELPASDPSSTTATRAAGPTADGAAAGPITMLNPDFPFSYDHYLAHPDGLGSVPPELLGTEVAVIGAGLSGLVAAYELMKLGLRPVVYEADQIGGRLRTASFPAAPGVVADLGGMRFPESGKAFYHYVDLLGLDTQEFPNPLSPATSSTVIELAGKKHYAEKPGDLPPFFREVADAWKAAVNDGAKFVEMQEAIRARDTARIKELWNGLLPLMDEQTFYGFIAASESFMAAGFAHREAFGQVGFGTGGWDTDFPNSILEILRVVYTDADDQHRLISGGAQRLPEALWQHAPSGMVHWPEGTSLASLHSGSPRGAVGRISRDADGNFRIRERWGREATYPAVVATCQSWLLSTRIHTEEALFPAELWTAIERSHYMQSSKTFVMVDRPFWKDIDPDTGNEVLSMTLTDRLNRATYLLDNGPGKPAVILLSYTWNDDALKWLALDADERVELMLHSLEQIYPGVDIAGHIVGQPITVSWEADPNFMGAFKANLPGHYRYQQRLFTHFKQDALPASQRGIFLAGDDVSFTAGWAEGAVTTGLNAVWGVVNHLGGSSAPGNPGPGELLDAIGPISLD; encoded by the coding sequence ATGACCATCGCCACCGAACTGCCGGCCTCAGACCCGTCCAGCACCACGGCCACCCGGGCCGCCGGCCCTACGGCGGACGGCGCCGCGGCCGGCCCCATCACCATGCTGAACCCGGACTTTCCGTTCAGCTACGACCATTACCTGGCCCACCCGGACGGCCTGGGGTCTGTTCCACCTGAACTGCTGGGGACCGAGGTGGCCGTCATCGGGGCGGGCCTGTCCGGCCTGGTCGCCGCCTACGAGCTCATGAAGCTGGGGCTCCGGCCGGTGGTCTATGAAGCGGACCAGATCGGCGGGCGGCTCCGCACCGCCTCGTTCCCCGCGGCGCCCGGAGTGGTGGCGGACCTCGGCGGCATGCGGTTCCCGGAATCCGGCAAGGCGTTCTACCACTACGTGGACCTGCTGGGGCTGGACACCCAGGAGTTCCCCAACCCGCTGTCCCCGGCAACGTCCAGCACCGTGATTGAACTCGCCGGCAAGAAGCACTACGCGGAAAAGCCCGGCGACCTGCCGCCGTTCTTCAGGGAAGTGGCGGACGCCTGGAAGGCCGCGGTCAACGACGGCGCCAAGTTCGTCGAGATGCAGGAAGCCATCCGGGCCCGCGACACGGCCCGGATCAAGGAACTCTGGAACGGCCTGCTGCCGCTGATGGACGAGCAGACCTTCTACGGCTTCATCGCGGCCAGCGAATCCTTCATGGCGGCCGGCTTCGCGCACCGGGAGGCCTTCGGCCAGGTGGGTTTCGGCACCGGCGGATGGGACACCGACTTCCCGAACTCCATCCTGGAGATCCTTCGCGTGGTCTACACCGACGCGGACGACCAGCACCGCCTCATCAGCGGGGGAGCGCAGAGGCTGCCCGAAGCACTGTGGCAGCACGCGCCGTCGGGCATGGTGCACTGGCCGGAAGGAACGTCCCTGGCCTCCCTGCACTCAGGTTCGCCGCGCGGGGCAGTCGGCCGGATCAGCCGCGACGCCGACGGCAACTTCCGGATCCGCGAACGGTGGGGCCGCGAAGCCACATACCCGGCGGTGGTGGCCACGTGCCAGTCCTGGCTGCTGTCCACCCGCATCCACACCGAGGAGGCGCTGTTCCCCGCCGAACTGTGGACAGCGATCGAGCGCTCGCACTACATGCAGTCCTCAAAGACGTTCGTCATGGTGGACCGGCCGTTCTGGAAGGACATCGACCCGGACACCGGCAACGAGGTTCTTTCGATGACGCTCACGGACCGGCTCAACCGCGCCACCTACCTGCTGGACAACGGCCCGGGCAAGCCCGCCGTCATCCTGCTTTCCTACACTTGGAACGACGACGCGCTGAAGTGGCTGGCGCTGGACGCTGATGAACGCGTGGAACTGATGCTGCACTCGCTGGAGCAGATCTACCCGGGCGTGGACATTGCCGGCCACATTGTGGGCCAGCCCATCACGGTGTCCTGGGAAGCGGACCCCAACTTCATGGGCGCCTTCAAGGCAAACCTGCCTGGCCATTACCGGTACCAGCAGCGGCTGTTCACCCACTTCAAGCAGGACGCGCTGCCGGCCTCCCAGCGCGGGATCTTCCTGGCCGGCGACGACGTTTCCTTCACCGCCGGCTGGGCGGAAGGCGCCGTGACCACCGGCCTTAACGCCGTGTGGGGCGTGGTGAACCACCTGGGCGGCTCGTCAGCGCCCGGCAACCCGGGGCCGGGCGAACTGCTGGACGCGATCGGCCCAATCAGCCTCGACTAG
- the trpS gene encoding tryptophan--tRNA ligase, translating into MTTPTSPAAKKRILSGAKPTADSLHLGNYIGAVRNWVDMQAEYDAVFFIPDLHAITVDFDPAELAKRTRIVAAQYIAAGIDPDKSIFFVQSHVPEHAQLAWALNCITGFGEASRMTQFKDKTQKSGADAATLGLFAYPTLMAADILLYQTDLVPVGEDQRQHLELTRNLAQRFNTRFGPTFTVPEATIVKESAKIYDLQNPSAKMSKTGESPNGAIQLLEDPKVAAKRIKSAVTDAGTEIRFDTEEKPGVSNLLTIYSSLTGKTVAELEAEYQGKMYGHLKVDLAEVVVDFITPLRNRTNELMADPAELDRLLAHGAERAREIASVTLARVYERMGFLPSLSLAGVH; encoded by the coding sequence ATGACTACCCCAACTTCGCCAGCCGCAAAGAAGCGCATCCTCTCCGGAGCCAAGCCCACGGCCGATTCCCTGCACCTGGGCAACTACATCGGCGCCGTCCGCAACTGGGTGGACATGCAGGCTGAGTACGACGCCGTCTTCTTCATCCCGGACCTGCACGCCATCACCGTGGACTTCGACCCGGCTGAGCTGGCCAAGCGCACCCGGATCGTTGCCGCACAGTACATCGCAGCGGGCATTGATCCGGACAAGAGCATCTTCTTCGTCCAGTCCCACGTGCCCGAACATGCGCAGTTGGCCTGGGCATTGAACTGCATCACCGGTTTCGGCGAAGCCTCGCGCATGACCCAGTTCAAGGACAAGACCCAGAAGTCCGGCGCTGACGCCGCCACCTTGGGGCTTTTTGCCTACCCCACCCTCATGGCTGCGGACATCCTGCTGTACCAGACGGACCTGGTGCCGGTAGGGGAGGACCAGCGGCAGCACCTGGAGCTCACCCGGAACCTGGCCCAGCGCTTCAATACCCGCTTTGGTCCTACATTCACCGTCCCCGAGGCGACCATCGTCAAGGAAAGCGCCAAGATCTACGATCTGCAGAACCCCAGCGCCAAGATGTCGAAGACCGGGGAATCCCCCAACGGGGCCATCCAGCTCCTGGAGGACCCGAAGGTCGCGGCCAAGCGCATCAAATCGGCAGTGACGGATGCCGGAACGGAAATCCGGTTTGATACGGAGGAGAAGCCCGGCGTCTCCAACCTGCTCACTATTTACTCGTCCTTGACCGGAAAGACGGTGGCCGAGCTCGAAGCCGAGTACCAGGGCAAGATGTACGGCCATCTTAAGGTGGACCTTGCGGAGGTAGTGGTGGACTTCATTACGCCCCTGCGGAACCGCACCAACGAGCTGATGGCCGATCCGGCCGAGCTGGACCGCCTGCTCGCACACGGGGCCGAGCGCGCCCGTGAGATTGCCTCGGTGACCCTCGCCCGGGTATATGAGCGCATGGGTTTCCTTCCCTCCCTCAGCCTCGCCGGAGTCCACTAG
- a CDS encoding ABC transporter ATP-binding protein → MHNKAAVPPGAAVGPVQPAAGPRSEDHRTVITAENLMKTYGDVAAVDGISFSVPAGESFGLLGPNGAGKSTTMKMIGGVTRRTSGNLRILGLDPDSHGPEVRAHLGVVPQQDNLDEELRVRDNLLVYGRYFGLPMSYLKPKADELLEFAQLTDKAKSKVDALSGGMKRRLTIARSLINEPRILLLDEPTTGLDPQARHILWDRLFRLKEQGVTLILTTHYMDEAEQLCDRLIVVDKGRIMAEGSPAQLIREHSTREVVELRFGSERNTTIASELEGIGERLEVLPDRVLIYAHDGESALEQVASRGLRPLTSLVRRSSLEDVFLRLTGRSLVD, encoded by the coding sequence GTGCACAACAAAGCCGCCGTGCCGCCGGGCGCAGCAGTCGGCCCTGTCCAGCCTGCCGCCGGGCCGCGAAGCGAAGACCACCGTACGGTCATTACGGCAGAGAACCTGATGAAGACCTACGGCGACGTGGCCGCCGTGGACGGAATCTCCTTCAGCGTCCCGGCGGGGGAGTCCTTTGGCCTGCTTGGCCCGAACGGTGCCGGGAAATCCACCACCATGAAAATGATCGGCGGCGTCACCCGGCGCACCTCCGGAAACCTTCGCATCCTGGGCCTCGACCCGGACTCGCACGGGCCCGAAGTGCGGGCGCACCTGGGCGTGGTGCCGCAGCAGGACAACCTGGATGAGGAGCTCCGGGTCCGGGACAACCTCCTGGTCTACGGACGCTACTTCGGCCTGCCCATGAGCTACCTGAAGCCGAAGGCCGACGAACTGCTGGAATTCGCGCAGCTGACGGACAAGGCGAAATCCAAAGTGGACGCGCTGTCCGGCGGCATGAAGCGGCGGCTGACCATCGCGCGTTCGTTGATCAACGAACCCCGGATCCTGCTGCTGGATGAGCCCACTACCGGCCTGGACCCGCAGGCCCGGCACATCCTCTGGGACCGCCTGTTCAGGCTCAAGGAGCAGGGCGTCACCTTGATCCTGACCACGCACTACATGGACGAGGCCGAGCAGCTGTGCGACCGCCTCATCGTGGTGGACAAGGGCCGGATCATGGCAGAAGGCTCGCCCGCCCAGCTGATCCGGGAGCACTCCACCCGGGAGGTGGTTGAGCTGCGGTTCGGATCCGAGCGGAACACCACCATAGCCTCGGAACTGGAGGGCATCGGGGAACGGCTGGAGGTCCTCCCTGACCGGGTGCTGATTTACGCGCACGACGGCGAGTCCGCCCTTGAGCAGGTGGCGTCCCGCGGGCTGCGCCCGCTGACATCGCTGGTGCGCAGGTCCTCACTGGAGGACGTGTTCCTGCGGCTGACGGGCAGGAGCCTCGTTGACTGA
- the purU gene encoding formyltetrahydrofolate deformylase has product MSEEQLNQAYVVTLSCPDRPGIVHAVAGALLVAGCNITDSQQYGSPATGNFFMRVEVTTTAAKSELRAALEPVAEAFGMQWSLNTVGRKVRTLVMASTSAHCLNDLLFQQRSGTLPIEIPAIVSNHQDLAGLAEFYGIPFHYIPVTPDTKAQSEDKLRGIMAEHDIELTVLARYMQILSDELCTELTGKAINIHHSFLPSFKGAKPYHQAHARGVKLIGATAHYVTAALDEGPIIEQEVIRVDHARTPEQFVQMGRDVEGRTLVQAVQWHAEHRVLLDGNRTVVFN; this is encoded by the coding sequence GTGAGTGAAGAGCAGCTGAACCAAGCCTACGTAGTTACCCTGTCTTGCCCGGACCGCCCCGGAATTGTCCACGCGGTGGCCGGCGCCCTGCTGGTGGCGGGCTGCAATATTACGGATTCGCAGCAGTACGGCAGCCCTGCCACGGGGAACTTCTTCATGCGGGTAGAGGTGACGACGACGGCCGCGAAGTCCGAGCTGCGCGCGGCCCTCGAGCCGGTGGCTGAGGCGTTCGGGATGCAGTGGAGCCTCAACACCGTGGGCCGGAAGGTGCGCACGCTGGTCATGGCCAGCACCTCGGCCCATTGCCTCAACGACCTCCTGTTCCAGCAGCGCTCCGGGACGCTGCCCATCGAGATCCCCGCCATCGTCTCCAACCACCAGGACCTGGCCGGGCTGGCGGAGTTCTACGGCATACCGTTCCACTACATCCCGGTCACCCCGGACACCAAGGCCCAGTCGGAGGACAAACTCCGCGGCATCATGGCCGAGCACGACATCGAGCTGACCGTCCTGGCCCGTTACATGCAGATCCTCTCCGATGAGCTCTGCACGGAGCTGACCGGCAAGGCCATCAACATCCACCACTCCTTCCTGCCGTCCTTCAAGGGTGCCAAGCCCTACCACCAGGCCCATGCCCGCGGTGTGAAGCTCATCGGCGCCACCGCCCACTACGTGACTGCGGCGCTGGACGAGGGTCCCATCATCGAACAGGAAGTCATCCGCGTGGACCACGCCCGGACCCCGGAGCAGTTCGTGCAGATGGGCAGGGACGTGGAAGGCCGCACGCTGGTCCAGGCGGTGCAGTGGCATGCAGAGCATCGCGTGCTCCTGGACGGCAACCGGACCGTCGTCTTTAACTGA
- a CDS encoding class I SAM-dependent methyltransferase, with protein sequence MDPAAKDAERRLADFYNRRAASGADHPPSHNRVEQRDRFIALLKSEGRHSVLEVGTGTGLDGLKFVQAGIHYTGVDLAEGQVRRARGRGLNVSVASARALPFPNGAFPALWTMSTLLHIPAGDIDAVLAELVRVAAPGAPIAVGLWSGDDEEVLNPEDDAGEPRFFSRRSDATVREVFGRHGGIEDFVTWPEGTGAESGPGAGHWTQHYQFLVLRTPHPS encoded by the coding sequence ATGGATCCGGCCGCCAAGGATGCAGAGCGGCGACTCGCCGACTTCTACAACCGCCGTGCCGCCTCCGGTGCCGACCACCCGCCGTCGCATAACCGCGTGGAGCAACGCGACCGCTTTATTGCCCTGCTGAAGTCCGAAGGCCGGCATTCCGTCCTGGAAGTGGGGACGGGGACCGGACTCGACGGCCTGAAGTTCGTTCAGGCCGGCATCCACTACACCGGAGTGGACCTCGCCGAGGGGCAGGTCCGCCGTGCGAGGGGGCGGGGCCTTAACGTCTCGGTGGCCAGCGCCCGGGCCCTGCCGTTTCCCAACGGCGCCTTTCCTGCCCTGTGGACGATGAGCACGCTGCTGCACATTCCCGCCGGCGACATCGATGCCGTCCTGGCCGAGCTGGTGCGGGTGGCCGCGCCCGGCGCGCCGATCGCCGTCGGACTCTGGTCCGGTGATGATGAAGAGGTGCTGAATCCGGAGGACGACGCCGGCGAGCCCCGCTTTTTCAGCCGCCGCAGCGACGCCACGGTCCGGGAAGTCTTTGGGCGCCACGGGGGGATCGAGGACTTTGTCACGTGGCCGGAGGGAACGGGTGCGGAGTCGGGGCCCGGCGCCGGGCACTGGACGCAGCATTACCAGTTCCTGGTCCTCCGCACCCCTCACCCCAGCTAA
- a CDS encoding ABC transporter permease produces the protein MSRAVGATAEADAVEEARSRAFGALYSRNARAVISRGLKATLGGHWLIMLSGFFEPVLFLLSMGVGMGALVGDVEGPGGAPISYAAYIAPALLAVSAMNGAVYDSTWNVFFKMNFGKLYQGMLYTSLGPLDIALGEIFLALLRGMLYATGFTAVMGVMGLITTPWALLMIPGSVLIAFGFASIGMGITSFMKTFQQMDWITFLMLPMFLFSATFYPLSVYPQAIQWLIQAMPLWHGVELLRQISAGSFTAATPVHVGYYLVMTAVGMLLTTVRLRQLFLK, from the coding sequence ATGAGCCGCGCGGTGGGGGCAACGGCGGAGGCGGACGCTGTGGAGGAGGCCCGCAGCAGGGCCTTCGGCGCCCTGTATTCAAGGAACGCCCGGGCGGTGATTTCGCGCGGACTGAAAGCGACGCTGGGCGGCCACTGGCTGATCATGCTGTCCGGTTTTTTCGAGCCGGTCCTGTTCCTGCTCTCCATGGGCGTGGGCATGGGGGCGCTCGTGGGCGATGTGGAAGGGCCAGGCGGAGCGCCGATCAGCTACGCGGCCTACATCGCACCGGCCCTGCTTGCCGTCTCGGCGATGAACGGCGCGGTGTACGACTCCACCTGGAACGTTTTCTTCAAGATGAACTTCGGCAAGCTGTACCAAGGCATGCTGTACACGTCCCTTGGACCGCTGGATATCGCCCTCGGCGAGATCTTCCTGGCCCTCCTGCGCGGCATGCTGTACGCCACGGGCTTCACGGCGGTCATGGGCGTCATGGGTTTGATCACCACTCCGTGGGCGCTGCTGATGATTCCCGGCTCGGTGCTGATCGCTTTCGGCTTCGCCAGCATCGGAATGGGTATCACCAGCTTCATGAAGACGTTCCAGCAGATGGACTGGATCACTTTCCTCATGCTGCCCATGTTCCTGTTCAGCGCCACGTTCTACCCCCTGAGCGTCTACCCGCAGGCCATCCAGTGGCTCATCCAGGCAATGCCGCTGTGGCACGGGGTGGAACTCCTGCGCCAGATCAGCGCTGGCTCCTTCACGGCCGCGACGCCCGTCCACGTGGGCTACTACCTGGTGATGACCGCCGTCGGCATGCTGCTCACCACTGTCCGCCTGCGCCAGCTCTTCCTGAAGTAG
- a CDS encoding exodeoxyribonuclease III, with protein sequence MSSALNKDHLRIASVNVNGLRAAFKNGMAAWLEPREVDILCLQEVRAPDAIVRQLLGEGWHILHAEAEAKGRAGVAIASREEPLETRNGIGDDYFATAGRWVEADFRLRDAAGQPVQLTVASAYVHSGEVGTAKQDDKFRFLDVMSTRLPELAKHSDHALVVGDLNVAHTRLDIRNSKANVKKAGHLPEERVYFDRFFGEEIGWHDVHRNLAGPVDGPYTWWSQRGKAFDNDTGWRIDYHLATPALAASAISAVVDRAASWDTRFSDHAPLVVDYQL encoded by the coding sequence GTGAGCTCGGCATTGAACAAGGACCACCTTCGCATCGCATCCGTCAACGTCAACGGCCTCCGGGCTGCCTTCAAGAACGGCATGGCGGCGTGGCTGGAGCCCCGCGAAGTGGACATCCTCTGCCTGCAGGAAGTCCGCGCCCCGGACGCCATCGTGCGCCAGCTGCTGGGCGAAGGCTGGCACATCCTGCACGCCGAAGCTGAGGCCAAGGGCCGGGCCGGCGTCGCTATCGCATCGCGCGAGGAGCCACTGGAAACCCGCAACGGCATTGGTGACGACTACTTCGCCACGGCCGGGCGCTGGGTTGAGGCGGACTTCCGCCTGCGGGATGCGGCGGGGCAGCCTGTGCAGCTCACCGTTGCCAGCGCATACGTCCACTCCGGCGAGGTGGGCACGGCGAAGCAGGATGACAAATTCAGGTTCCTGGATGTCATGAGCACCCGGCTCCCGGAACTGGCCAAGCACAGCGACCACGCCCTGGTGGTGGGTGACCTCAACGTTGCGCACACGCGGCTGGACATCCGGAACTCAAAAGCCAACGTCAAGAAGGCGGGCCACCTGCCGGAAGAACGCGTTTACTTCGACAGGTTCTTCGGCGAGGAAATCGGCTGGCATGATGTGCACCGCAACCTGGCTGGACCGGTTGACGGGCCATACACCTGGTGGTCGCAGCGCGGCAAGGCCTTTGACAATGACACCGGCTGGCGCATCGATTACCACCTGGCCACCCCGGCGCTGGCTGCCTCCGCGATCTCTGCGGTGGTGGACCGTGCGGCGTCGTGGGATACCCGCTTCTCCGACCACGCCCCGCTGGTAGTGGATTACCAGCTCTAA
- a CDS encoding bifunctional methylenetetrahydrofolate dehydrogenase/methenyltetrahydrofolate cyclohydrolase yields the protein MTETTQTAKVLDGKLAAAAIKAELAERVAALKAKGVTPGIATVLVGADPASQLYVSMKHKQSAEIGMNSIQRELPADATQEQVEALIDELNADPACHGYIVQLPLPKHLDTDAILERIDPAKDADGLHPTNLGKLVLNVNGEITSPLPCTPRGVIELLERNGYSLKGKHVVVVGRGVTIGRSIGLLLTRRAVNATVTLTHTGTENLSELLRQADVIVGAAGAKHIVKASDVKPGAAVLDVGVTRETDPGTGKSRVYGDIDPAAAEVAGWISPNPGGVGPMTVALLMTNVVEAAERQVAQESGSGSA from the coding sequence ATGACTGAAACCACCCAGACCGCAAAGGTCCTAGACGGCAAGCTTGCCGCCGCCGCCATCAAGGCCGAGCTGGCCGAACGCGTGGCCGCACTTAAGGCCAAGGGCGTCACGCCCGGCATCGCAACCGTCCTCGTGGGCGCGGACCCGGCCTCGCAGCTGTACGTGTCCATGAAGCACAAGCAGTCCGCGGAAATCGGGATGAACTCGATCCAGCGCGAGCTGCCGGCCGATGCCACCCAGGAGCAGGTCGAGGCCCTCATTGACGAACTCAATGCGGACCCCGCCTGCCACGGATACATCGTCCAGCTGCCGCTGCCCAAGCACCTGGACACCGATGCGATCCTGGAGCGCATCGACCCCGCCAAGGATGCCGACGGCCTGCACCCCACCAACCTTGGCAAGCTGGTGCTCAACGTCAACGGCGAGATCACCTCACCGCTGCCGTGCACGCCCCGGGGCGTCATCGAGCTCCTGGAGCGCAACGGCTACAGCCTCAAGGGCAAGCATGTTGTGGTGGTAGGCCGCGGCGTCACCATCGGCCGCTCGATCGGGCTGCTGCTCACCCGGCGCGCCGTCAACGCCACGGTAACCCTGACGCACACGGGAACGGAGAACCTCTCTGAACTGCTCCGGCAGGCGGACGTCATTGTGGGCGCGGCCGGTGCCAAGCACATCGTCAAGGCCTCCGACGTGAAGCCCGGCGCGGCCGTGCTGGACGTCGGCGTCACCCGGGAAACCGATCCCGGGACGGGCAAGAGCCGGGTTTACGGCGACATCGACCCCGCCGCTGCTGAAGTGGCCGGCTGGATTTCACCGAACCCCGGAGGCGTCGGTCCCATGACCGTGGCGCTGCTGATGACCAACGTGGTGGAAGCCGCGGAACGCCAGGTGGCGCAGGAAAGCGGCTCGGGAAGCGCCTAG